From the Excalfactoria chinensis isolate bCotChi1 chromosome 1, bCotChi1.hap2, whole genome shotgun sequence genome, one window contains:
- the GPR12 gene encoding G-protein coupled receptor 12 produces MNEEPTVNASWLPQDRVEASSTENASGSSLVPVVEPEPELWVNPWDIVLCTSGTLISCENAVVVLIIFHNPSLRAPMFLLIGSLALADLLAGIGLIVNFVFAYLLRSEATKLVTVGLIVASFSASVGSLLAITVDRYLSLYYALTYNSERTVTFTYVMLVLLWGAAICIGLLPVMGWNCLRDESTCSVIRPLTKNNAAVLSVSFLLMFALMLQLYIQICKIVMRHAHQIALQHHFLATSHYVTTRKGVSTLAIILGTFAACWMPFTLYSLIADYTYPSIYTYATLLPATYNSIINPVIYAFRNQEIQKALWLVCCGCIPSNLSQRARSPSDV; encoded by the coding sequence ATGAATGAAGAGCCGACGGTCAATGCGAGCTGGCTGCCTCAGGACCGCGTAGAAGCCAGCTCTACCGAGAATGCCTCGGGCTCCTCCCTGGTTCCTGTGGTAGAGCCGGAGCCAGAGCTGTGGGTGAACCCCTGGGACATTGTCCTGTGCACCTCGGGGACCCTTATCTCCTGCGAGAATGCCGTGGTGGTGCTTATCATTTTCCATAACCCCAGCCTGCGAGCGCCCATGTTCCTGCTGATAGGCAGCCTGGCGCTGGCGGACCTCCTGGCTGGGATCGGACTGATCGTCAATTTCGTGTTTGCGTACCTGCTGCGCTCGGAAGCCACCAAACTGGTGACGGTTGGACTGATTGTCGCCTCTTTCTCCGCCTCCGTGGGCAGCTTGCTGGCTATCACTGTCGATCGGTACCTCTCCCTCTATTACGCTTTGACTTACAATTCGGAGAGGACCGTCACTTTTACCTATGTCATGCTTGTGTTGCTGTGGGGAGCAGCGATCTGTATCGGACTGCTGCCTGTGATGGGCTGGAACTGCCTCAGAGATGAATCCACCTGCAGTGTTATCAGACCGCTCACTAAAAATAACGCGGCGGTCCTCTCGGTCTCCTTCTTGCTTATGTTTGCCCTCATGCTGCAGCTCTACATTCAGATCTGTAAAATCGTGATGCGCCATGCCCATCAGATTGCCTTGCAGCACCATTTCCTGGCCACTTCCCACTATGTGACCACCCGAAAAGGAGTGTCTACCTTGGCCATTATTTTGGGGACTTTTGCTGCTTGCTGGATGCCTTTTACTCTCTATTCCTTAATAGCAGATTACACCTATCCTTCTATATACACCTATGCCACCCTCCTGCCAGCTACCTACAATTCCATCATCAACCCTGTAATATATGCTTTTAGAAACCAGGAGATACAGAAAGCGCTGTGGCTCGTCTGCTGTGGCTGCATTCCTTCTAACCTGTCTCAGAGAGCGAGATCACCCAGCGATGTCTGA